In Oryzias melastigma strain HK-1 linkage group LG10, ASM292280v2, whole genome shotgun sequence, the genomic window AGTGACCTcctggagaagaagaagagaataGGAGGGAAGAATGAGAATAGCTGACTGCACAAGGTTCAAGGTGAGATGGGAAACAGGGGGAGAATTTAACCCATTAAATCCCACCGGTCGCAAATGtgaccataaaaaaatgtttcatttctaaggttataaaaatgttactgATTGATCTATCTTTGTATTTTCAgcatatattgaaaaaataaagggtCTCAATGAAATATATGCAGTGTCACATGTGTACTGTAAAATGTCACATGACCAGAGctgttcacttcctgtttgcgcCAAGAGAAGACGATGATAGTGAAGAAGCGTTCACAGAAAAGGGTAGAAAAGCATGTTAACATTAAGATAAGACATTGATTTTTGGTACACATCATGTTTAAGATGTCTAGTATTGATGTTTGCATTTgcaattaatcaattttgttttatgtgaTCATAGTACAAACATGTCACTGGCAACAATGGTCACTGGTGGGATTAGCCATTGTATCTACATGCTAATACACTTAGGTTAACCTTATTTTCTGCTGATACCTACATTTTTGCCTCATtttacacacacgcacacataaagaaacacacacaggaaatgtttttgcgttatcatttatgttctttgaaaAATTAccaacaaaatcataatttcttcCTGGGTATTTAAACTTATGAATACAActgtacattccattttcatgacgtctctTAAATCTCAAGGGAACTACAATACACACCAGCAGCCACTCGTGTTCACAACCCTCCTcaggcccggacaacccaaaaacagcCAGTGCCTGTACGGGTCAACCCCCACACAGGTGTTGATACAGGTTGTGTCTGAAATCCTCCTCGCATCACTATATACTGCGCTCGCCATTtactagtgctgtccgaattcaaattcaaaaatcaAGTGtgcttgaaatttcccagaagtctttgcgaaaaactagtgtgcatcaatgctcactagattagcgaatataccacaatgcattgcggttgaacaaataaacatgtttaaatgttttttttaataaaccatccatacTTTCactatcagaacacagtgaagtcataaataaatgtcgtgaaatattcatatttattctatttttcactttatgaaattggtgacgtcatatccagtgtttagaaaagcgaaagaaaagtagtgaacaacgtgtctgaattacttttaaaatccaggggactatatagttttttaatagttaggaGTTGGGGGCGGATTTAGACACGACCTAAGGCTCAAACAATGTGATAAACATACAGCCGTTCAGTTCTCTGCTCTCACCTGTTTTATATTTCTTCTATGACGTCTGCAAATCCTGTgatgttttttctcaaaaggGGGTTCTGCGTTCGTGTGTGCCACACTAACACCTGCACGGAATGAGGAAAACCGCCACCGTCAGACTGAAGAAGTTTCACAGTATGCAAACATGCTCTTACCTTAGTGCAGTTTGAAGCTTTTGGCTCTAAATCACTCAGAGATACCAGGTCTGACAGTAAGCTGCTCTCTTGATATCCTGGCTTCACGTCTGTTAGTTTGAATGAAGCCTGAGGTTTGGTCAGAATGAGCTTGAGGTTCACTGCaaacccagccatgtcgacggCAAAAGGCCGTTGGGGGTCAAAGAGGACTCTCCAACCGTATACCTTTCCTGAGGAGTTTACTTTAGGGGATTCATACAATAAGGAACCCACAAATGCCACAGGCCACACGGACACTTTTGTAGTAAAACGCATCTGACAGACgtagagagaaataaaatgaaagtctGAGTTTAGCTTAAATCAAAGATCAGGAATTCATGAATATTAAGGAGTTTAGCTTCAAACAGACCTACTCACCTCCTCAAAAAGTTGCAGACTGTAGGTGTTGTCATCATCTGCAAAGTAAACAACCCCCTGCTGGCTGTCATTTGCAGTGTAGGTCTGTAGTAGCCACTGCAGAGCCAGGTTCCTCTGCAAAGTGCCCCGAGGTGGCTTCACTTTCATCCCACTGCGGACTTTAAATTTCAGAGGGGTCGCCACATGAAGGTGGGTGTGGTTGAGTCTTGTGCTCTGGAGGAGGTGGCTGACCAGAGGAGATGTCTTGTTGGAGTCCTCCACAACGATCCAGTGCAGGTTGGGAACGTGGAGGAAGGTGTGGGCCAGACGAGTCAGCTCTGCCTTCTGCACCGGCCGACTGTACGTCGGAGTGATGGCGTAGATAACAGGGAGACTGCTGGACCAGGGGGGGGGGCGGGTGTAGACATACTTGGTTCGCACTACTTCTACAGTCAGAGGTAAAAAGGATCAGACATGCATAAGATCCGAGCATTTTGTCTCATGTTTGGGCTTGTTTACCTTTGTAATACAAAGATTGAAGCGCAGCTCTGTTATGAGGCCAAAGAATGAGCAGCAAAGAGCAACTCAACATGATCAGTGTGAGaaacagagttttgtgttttatctgcATTGTCCAGTCGGTTCTAAGGTATATCTCCCCAAAGAAGATGACACTTGATATACTGTAAAAATCAATCagagaagaaacaaagaaaatgtgaaagtgtttttatgattaatgagattttttcaaacatcagCCTTAAAgggaatttaaacaaataaggCAAACAAAATTTAAAGCTATGCTCTAAATGAAAAGATACACATCCACCCACAGTCCCTATAATAGAAGTAACAATCAGAGATTCTGTCATCTAGAGGGGAAGTCCTTGCAAAGCTGGAACCTACCAGCATGCAGCAGGATCATGCAGCAGGAGAAAACGTCCGTGTCGCagacaaaaaaacctcagtccTAAAGATCCAGGCGGCTGAAAGAGGACAAAGCATGTAGCCAATGCTAACACTGCAGGAAACACTAAACGATTAAGAAGTTgacgttttgtttgtttgtcattaTTGTTTCAATAATGTTtcgcttttcttttaaaaaatgactgcaCTCCACAGGGCAAACTGTTTTGAAAGGcaccaaaaaaatgtccaacacaaattttaatgtattcgatttttttaaacagcgcATTAGTGGACTCCAGAaaaccaactttatttattgatctaattgctcttttttgaagtttaattattggatcaatatttgttttgaatatatttccCCAAATTTCACTACAATACTGAAAATATGGAAGAATTAAGGTTGAATATAAAACATTCTGTACTCTGTGTTCCTTAAATGTAGCcccgagggggcccaagccagggtctcattgtgccggtcccaagcccggataaatacagagggttgtgtcaggaagggcatccgacgtaaaatcttgccaaatcaaatatgcgaatcagacctacgaaatccataccggatcggtcgaggcccgggttaacaacgaccgccatcggtgctgttcaccgacagggtgccggtggaaattggactactgttggtggaagaaggagaggaggaaggcgggttcgtagggagagagagaagaggaaagtcactagtgttggactgagagttgggactttgaatgttggaactatgacaggaaagggtagagagttagtggacatgatgcagaggagaaaggtagacatactgtgtgtccaggagaccaggtggaaaggtagcaaggctagaagtttaggagcagggttcaagttgttctatcatggtggagatgggaagagaaatggagtaggagttatcctaaaggaggagtttgttaggagtgttgtggaggtaaaaagagtgtcagatagagtgatgagtctgaagatagaaatggagggtgtcatgttcaatgttgttagtgggtatgccccacaggtaggatgtgagctggaagagaaggagaagttctggttggatcttgatgaagtgatgatgagcatccctggaaatgagagagttgtcattggtgcagatttcaatggtcatgttggtgcaggaaaccgaggtgatgaggaggtgatgggcaggtttggtatccaggagaggaatgtagaaggacagatggtggttgattttgcaaaaaagatggaaatggcgatagtgaatacattctttgagaagagacaggaacatagagtgacctataagagcggaggtagaagcacacagatagactacatcttgtgtagacggtgtaatctgaaggagatcagtgactgtaaagtagtggttggtgagagtgtttccagacagcacaggatggtggtgtgtagaatgactctggtggtgaagaagatgaagaaagagagggcaaaggcagagaagaggacaaactggtggaagctgaaaaaagaagattgttgcatgacttttaagaaacagttgaaacaggctctgggtggtcaggaggtactcccagatgactggataactacagctaatgtgatcagggagacaggtaggagtgtacttggtgtgtcatcaggaaagagagttgataaggagacttggtggtggaatgaggaggtgcaggagtgtatacggagtaagagactagctaagaagaagtgggacactgagaggactgaggagagtagacaggagtacagggagatgcagcgtaaggtgaaagtagaggtgtcaaaggccaaacaaagagcttatgatgacttgtatgctaggttgggtagtaaggagggagagactgacctgtacagactagcaaggcagagagatcgagatgggaaggacatgcagcaggttagggtgatcaaggataggaatggtaatgtggtgacaggtgtcagtggtgtaatggaaagatggaaagaatactttgaagagttgatgaatgaagagaatgagagagaacaaagagtagaagaggtgacggttgtggagcaggaagtaagaaagattagtaaaggtgaagtgagaggggctttgaagaggatgaagagtggaaaggctcttggtcctgatgatatacctgtggaggtatggaagtgtctaggagagatggcagtggagtttttgaccgggttgttcaacaggatcttaggtggtgagaagatgcctgaggaatggaggagaagtgtgatggtgcccatttttaagaataagggagatgtgcagagttgtggtaactacagaggaataaagctgatgagccatacaatgaaggtgtgggaaagagtagtggaagccagactaagagcagaagtgaacatttgtgagcagcagtatggtttcatgccaagaaagagcactacagatgcaacatttgctttgaggatgttgatagagaagtacagagaaggtcagagagagctccactgtgtctttgtagatctggagaaagcttatgacagagtgcccagagaggaactatggtattgtatgaggaagtctggagtgacagagaagtatgtccgagcagtgcaggacatgtatgagggctgtaagacagtggtgaggtgtgctgtaggggtgacagaggagttcaaggtggaggtgggattacatcagggatcagctctgagccccttcctgtttgcaatggtgatggacagactgacggatgaggttagacaggaatcaccatggactatgatgtttgcagatgatattgtgatttgtagtgagagcagggaacaggtggaggtggagttagagaggtggaggtttgccctggaaaggagaggaatgaaggttagccgcagtaagacagagtacatgtgtgtgaatgagaggaaccagagtggaagagtgaggttacagggagaagagataaagaagggggaggagtttaagtatttagggtcaacagtacagagtaatggagagtgtggaaaagaagtgaagaggagagtgcaagcaggttggaatgggtggagaaaagtgtcaggtgtgatgtgtgacagaagagtttcagcacagttgaattattctggaataatattcctgcctgtttattattcataattatgttaaaaagttaaggttagaaagttttaaaaaattggcattctgatagctttttggaccattttggcatttactaagattttttaggctgttttggagtttagttaatatttcagcaacatgctgttctggctaatttgggatttttttcagttttctaggctactctgaagtttagctattttttaagctacatgctagctcttttggctaaaattagttttttttttgtagatttttaggctaatttgtaatttagctaatattttagatgactatcagcttcagtgatttcagctatcagcttcagcatttttaactatcaatttcaacatcagtggccaaattcagctaaaagcattaaaacaagCATTattgtaatgctatatatctagttcataatcatgtcaaaaagtcactttttcaaagttttaaaaatctacttttagtttattcaataaatgtttatcctgttcgaccacaggtgtgtttgggattttggctccttgtgcgactgagtttgacactcctgttttaAGGCCTAAAGGGAACCTTGTGGAGCACGATCAAACACTTAAAGAGGGCTTAATCCAAGTGATCTGCACAGTCaacaaacattttggaaaaacatgTGCGTAAAGTTTGGCTGGATCTCTGCGCAGCGCGCAACACGCAGCCTTTCGGGTGGGGAGCGCGGACTGTCAAACTTTATTTCAGCAGGGCTGAATCAGTGACCAGCGCAGTCAGCAAACATTCTGGAAAGCTAAGTGTGTAATGTTTGGCTGAATCTCTGCGCGGCGCGGAGCGCGCAGGCATGCATGTGGAGAGTGCGGACCTCCCTGAGCACCCAAAATCAGACGTGCGCTCCATTATAGTGTCACCTGCTTGCGAGGGAAGTCAGTCGTTTTAAGCACATGACATAATAACATGATCATCTCCTGAACAAATTCAGGAATGCTGTCAGACAAATCATTCCCGTGTTTTCAGGACTGTGCGTGCACAATGGCGCAAGCCGGGTAAAGCTTACGCTCTGAAACGCTGGCCGATCTTTATGTGTTTGTTGCACTAAGGTGGTTTCTGCAGTAACTTGACATGTGGTAAACTTTACCGCCATCCACATGGTTTTATAATGGCGCGATTTACCAAAATCAACATCTGTGACCCTCCTGTGTCCCTCAAAACGCACACTGCGTGATCATGCGTGGACTCGCCGCTCCTGTCTCAGTGAGAAATGGTTCAACGTTCAATCGAGCGAAGACTTCCCAAAGTCACACAAAAAGGTTTTCCAGATTTTGGAACTTGGCACACACAAAAGGTACACCAGATTATTTGGTGCACGGacgatttttgaaaaaaagttctgcgCCTTATTGTTCAGaaaatatgagaataaagtcataaaagtaAGAGAATAGGTCAAAAATGTAGAAGAACAAAgatgtaaaataatgagaaaaaatataattatacaAGAATACACTAAACTTAAAAAGTTGTCATTTCATGgtgttagctaatatttcagctacatgttagctgttttggctaattttgaatttttgttcagttttttaggctaatttggagcttaactaatatttcagctacattctagctgttttgactatttttgtttttttctcaatttttaggctattttgaagtttaactaatatttcagctacatgttagctgttttggctaatttagaatttttacaGTTTCCCATTTCTCCTAGGAGACCACAGACTCTCTCTGAATTGCTCATCGATTGTTGCTCCTCCACAAAATTCATGATTTCTCTCAAACTTCCTCTTCTGAAGAGTTATATACATAaaccacatatatatatatatatatatggttttatattttcttttttaacccaCACCATAAAGATAGTCTTCACGTATAGAGATTTCAAAATGAAGGGACGTGTGTGTTTGtcagcttttttccttttgttcaaagctactttaattttgtttttgttaacgcaaagaaaaaaaaaacacctatcatactaatttgaaaaaagattttcatcaagaattaactgttttttttctcttttgtctttcaaTTCATTAAAACTGTATCGctccaaacaaataaaaaaaaaactaatctatTCCTTGCTTTTTATCTTCAACTGAAAGCAGCTCAAGTTTTTGAGCCATAACAGTTAATATCTGAACCCATTAGAGAATAGATGAGACAACATCTGATCTATTACACTCTGAGGTCCTGCACTTTTAACGAGCAGCATCAGTGGATCAATAAACAAAGtgaatttaaagcaaatatcCTGCTCATGCAACCGGATAAACggatgaaaaaaacagcaatccCTGGAAACAAAGATAAGACTTAACCAGACGAAGTATTCAGACATTACTTACTGAGCACTGCAGAGGGAATAACAACTCAAACGCTTTTCCAACACAAGAAACACATCAAAAGAGATTCAAAAGACAACTGCTCAACAGGAGTAAAGAAAGGACGGGAGGAGAAGGAGGGACTTGTTAAATAATGCATACACACACTGATAACGCAGGGAAAAAGGAACTATACAAACCGTCAGCAATAAAGTCAAATGTTAGATCATATTTAGGTTGATGTCTCCGTTCCTGGTTTTAGGACTTCTATAGTTCAGTGAGCAGATGCTGAACGTTTGGAAAAAATCAAAGTTCTTCTAGTTTAATATGAACTCAAGTGTGAAGATCTATCACCTTTCTCAAGACGTTAagaattttttaattctttgtccCGAATGTTCCATGACAAGCAGAGCTTGAAAAGAGAGAATGAACTGAGGAGAAAAAGTCCTTTTGTTGTTAAACCAGTTAAAACGTTGAAGATTTCACATACGTCTTTATAGATCCTGGTGGCTTCTGATGAAAGACATTCTATATGTTTGGAAGATAAAATACTATCTCCACTTTACAGCTTTACAGTTGCCAAAGGTCAACTCTGTGATGGTTGTCAGGCTGCTGAAATAGCAcctgatataaaaaaatggtaTCGCAGTAATGGTCTGTATGAGGCTGAAGTTGGTATCTGGTTATTCAGCTTCAGTTTAGATGGTTTAGGAAATTGTTGAggtaaaaaaagtcagtttttctaaatctaaagtaaaaaagacaGCCTAACACaaagattcaataaaacaaagttaatgAATTGTAAAAACTCATGAAAGGTAAAATTAGGTAAGTTTCCCATCAAATGCCATTTTAGTTCAGATCCTTCACAAAATGAACTCAGAGAGAACTAAAGCATCCGTTTTTTCAGCAGATCAATGATATTATGATAGAGTTTGACATTTATGAAAATCTTTGTCCAAGAGCTGTCCTACTGTAAGGTTGATTAACATGGCCCTTGTTAATGAGCACTTGAAATACTCCTCTGTGTGTAAGGATAAATACATAATTGGGTCAATAGTTAATAAAAGTCTAAACAGtatctggtattttttttatattgttttgcttctcaaacagaaaaaaacggtAAAACTAACTGTTgctacaataaaaatgtgtgatcTGCAAGACTTTAACTTCATTTTATCCATTAAGATGCTGCATCTTATTTTTTGAGGGGTTCCTCCTTTTagatgtatgtatatatatatatatatatatatatatatatatatatatatatgtgtgtgtgtgtgtaaagatGAGTTAAGAACGAAtagaaacagatgaagaaaacacaaatttagatACAGGTCAGTTATTTACAGTGGCCAggaagtgcaaaacaataacacatttacctaaaatacttttataagTTTGATTatacttttacaagtttatggaaacacttttacaagtttgaccaaAAATCTTTTACAAGCTGGGGAGCTATTATTGCAGGATTGGAAACCTGAGGCACATCCCAGTTGGTTTGGAGGTAAAGACAGTGGCACACGGGACTGTGATCTCTAGATCTGTTTGTATCTTTtggatttgaaaacaaatcaagTTTGAGTGACTATCTCTTCTTACAATGAGCTTTTTTCCACTATGGGGTCATAGGGTCCATTCACACAGCTCTAATACTGTGACCGCGCCCATCTTTATAATACTACAGctattttaaatgtgactttatAGTTTCACACAACGTAAATTACATTCTGTCAGCCTTCATGAACATGCAATTGAAATTAATGtgcactaaataaaaaaaacaacaaagtttgctcctgctcctttctgtgggtttttcggcacgtaaaactcaatcacacttttaggtatttcagtaatcttggtatcaaacgTTCAGCCTGTTCacgacattactgcttgtattttttgtataaactttatagtttttgaaatattgaccaAAATATGCCccgtaggaaatgaatgagaaagtcttcaaatgtcaaagttttaagcagattagcaacaagtctttaaatatattcatgggatgttttcatcatttatcgtaattttcaaaaaacaagttgGAGTTGACTatatattttggcaacatgctaacattttaggctaattattTGCAGGGTTGCCAACTCTCACGCAGTGCCCGTGAGACTCATGTATTCATTGTTTCTCTCTCTCGCCACACCTCGTTTTCTCACGCTGAATTTTGAAGTgactttcttcttgttttttatgtatttgttgaGGCTGAAGAAACGCTCACTAGATTAATAATTTATGTCTTCAGAGACTGTGGTGAGTCAATTACAATAAGTGGGAATCTTTGTTTACGCGCAATTGAGCCGCACTCgcttcataaaaacatcaacagttCATCAACTTTGATTTTACGTTTTCCAGGTACACTTTGTGACACAAAGTTCTAAATATTATTTACTAATTTTAGTAACGTTACATGCACATCAGTCAAAGGCTGTTCGGGGTTTCCGGGTCCACAGACAGATCTCAAGGTGAGTTCAGGTGTGTCTTTCAGCTCCTTTCAGGCTCGTTTGGCCGCTTTAAGAGACGTAATGAAAACTGAACATGCGATTGTCGTGCGTGTAGTAAATGTGTCATGTTTTATGTAAGGATGCTGTTATTTTCTACTCATTATTGACGAGCGCGCACTGCCTCCCTGTTCCTTCCGGCGCGCAAATGCTTTACGCACTGCACATGCACGTGATCCGTACGTGCATGTGAGATGTCCACACGAACTACactctgatttttaaatgttctaatttcTAACAGTCTGACTGGCCGCAGACAGCGCGCACCTGCTCCTTAAATAGAAGGAACGAGCTTCCTAGTGCGCAGAATCCCGGGGGTggagaggggtgggggtggagaCCGAGTCTGACggactttattcatttattccttTAAACAATCACAGGCAGGATTGATGGgcttaaaatttgaatttagcttaaagttttaatttcattgtcATTAACtgagtttgaattattttttaagtataagattttctttaatcgtctaaaaactgcatgatCATAAAATACCTCTAGGGATgctattgtaataaaaaaatacattatttccaCTGTATGTGAATTATTTCTCACAGGTTAAGGAGCAGGACTCTCTATAGACTCACCACTACAGAGCTGGTCCTGGTTCTACTCCACTCAAATGTAAAGTGGACCTAAACAAAACCAAGAAATAGTTTGGACCTGCATAAGAAAGCAGCAGGTCTTGAGCCATGTCTCAAGTGTGTAGACATCCACTGAAATTCTCAAAGGTCCAGAACAACGAAGGGCAAGAGttagaaatatatttgtgtTAACCACCTTGTGTTTGTCTTGATATGAGTacagtattttgtttgtttctcgtGTTATTAAACCTTTTAACTGCCTGATCTACGAAGTGGTAGTGGCCTTATAGAaaacatgttataaaaaaatatataactacTCTCCCCAGCCTACaagcaccagaaaaaaaaactttgttttttttattgatttagtcTTGGTTGGGTAGATAAAGGGTTAAAGTGTTGCtcgcattgactgtataagaaaactggacCGTGTGACCCTACCCTCCTCGCATTACACTGTAGAAGGGGAACTCGGTGGTTCCGAAAAGCTAAAATACCActgacttctacagagaaataaacgtctactcagtcattctattggtcagaataatcattcttgatctaatactttattttagcatcttcGCTAATCCTATTCTTATGATAACATGTcttagttattcaagttatgaactggccaatcagatgcctcaataaaacaGGTGTTGAACAACTCgttgaacatttgaaatgtttgacagattctccagagctgctttcagtggaaggggtgctcactcctgattaagGACAGtaattgtcataaaaatgttgactcaaaaaaaaaacaaagttaactTAGACCGActtagaccaatcactgattaCTAACCTCTGGCTCCAGATGGCAGTGTCTGTGTTGTAGAAAAATGGCAACAGGAATTGACTTagtttggttggagctggaagtaaacagttttctatgggtgacgtcatactagctcagtccagttctctgatacagtctttaaaatgttattcaTGGTCTTATTGAATTTCAGTTCATCCGTTTTTACCTGGTGGTGCTTCATTTCACTGAACACTCTCATGTCTTGGCTTCGTATAGGTTTTTTTCCCTGCGCCGAGTCTCACTCCaaggttttaagaaaagttgGCAGCtctgtaattttttatctaGTGGAGTTTCTTagcctaatttagagtttagcttctaagttagcaacaggttaatgtttttgactaatttagtttactgaggaattttaggctaattgagAGTTTTGCTAGTAAGCAACGAGCTAtaactttttttgctaatctgacatctactaaggtttttttgggctaatttggagtttagctcatatttgagcaactaaatatgtttgcaaaattctcatgtattagggatttttaaggaattttactacaaattttccagaaatttaggtcaacttcaacgCTTGTTCTTCAAtaac contains:
- the LOC112138523 gene encoding galactosylgalactosylxylosylprotein 3-beta-glucuronosyltransferase 1-like isoform X2, with product MQIKHKTLFLTLIMLSCSLLLILWPHNRAALQSLYYKEVVRTKYVYTRPPPWSSSLPVIYAITPTYSRPVQKAELTRLAHTFLHVPNLHWIVVEDSNKTSPLVSHLLQSTRLNHTHLHVATPLKFKVRSGMKVKPPRGTLQRNLALQWLLQTYTANDSQQGVVYFADDDNTYSLQLFEEMRFTTKVSVWPVAFVGSLLYESPKVNSSGKVYGWRVLFDPQRPFAVDMAGFAVNLKLILTKPQASFKLTDVKPGYQESSLLSDLVSLSDLEPKASNCTKVLVWHTRTQNPLLRKNITGFADVIEEI
- the LOC112138523 gene encoding galactosylgalactosylxylosylprotein 3-beta-glucuronosyltransferase 1-like isoform X1, whose amino-acid sequence is MQIKHKTLFLTLIMLSCSLLLILWPHNRAALQSLYYKEVVRTKYVYTRPPPWSSSLPVIYAITPTYSRPVQKAELTRLAHTFLHVPNLHWIVVEDSNKTSPLVSHLLQSTRLNHTHLHVATPLKFKVRSGMKVKPPRGTLQRNLALQWLLQTYTANDSQQGVVYFADDDNTYSLQLFEEMRFTTKVSVWPVAFVGSLLYESPKVNSSGKVYGWRVLFDPQRPFAVDMAGFAVNLKLILTKPQASFKLTDVKPGYQESSLLSDLVSLSDLEPKASNCTKVRACLHTVKLLQSDGGGFPHSVQVLVWHTRTQNPLLRKNITGFADVIEEI